In Papaver somniferum cultivar HN1 chromosome 1, ASM357369v1, whole genome shotgun sequence, a genomic segment contains:
- the LOC113360138 gene encoding major latex protein 146-like encodes MAQHHTVSGLRGKLVTEVEVNCNPDKYYEIFKHHEELPKAMPHFYSSVKAIEGHGTTSGCVKQWDYIKHGKTLYVHEKTTYIDETRTIHHELVGGDLTKDYKKFDLTLVVDPKTNMGVL; translated from the exons ATGGCTCAGCATCATACCGTTTCAGGTCTTCGTGGGAAGCTTGTGACTGAAGTAGAGGTTAACTGCAATCCTGACAAATACTACGAAATATTTAAGCACCACGAAGAGCTTCCTAAAGCAATGCCACATTTTTATAGCAGCGTCAAAGCTATCGAGGGGCATGGAACAACTTCCGGTTGTGTCAAGCAGTGGGACTACATTAAGC ATGGTAAGACATTGTATGTTCATGAGAAAACAACGTACATTGACGAAACAAGGACGATACATCATGAACTCGTTGGAGGTGATTTGACGAAGGATTACAAGAAGTTTGATCTAACTCTTGTAGTTGATCCAAAGACTAATATGGGAGTATTGTGA